A single window of Acidimicrobiia bacterium DNA harbors:
- a CDS encoding NADH-quinone oxidoreductase subunit C, which yields MVDDQSVETPEEGGRPVARALPDHPVLLALAEQFDEIEWIRSGDQDVFFVPKDHVRQVAQAAKDAGFELLSDLTVADYFRKKEPRFELVINLLSMQHKVRIRLRVPVPVDDAQVPSLVPVYAGANFYEREAFDMFGLTFDGHPDLSRILMPDEWEGHPLRKDFGLGSVPVQFKESHQVR from the coding sequence ATGGTCGACGACCAGTCCGTAGAGACCCCGGAAGAAGGCGGCCGCCCCGTGGCTCGGGCCCTTCCCGACCACCCGGTTCTGCTCGCGCTTGCCGAGCAGTTCGACGAGATCGAATGGATCCGGTCCGGCGATCAGGACGTGTTCTTCGTTCCGAAGGACCACGTCCGGCAGGTGGCTCAGGCGGCGAAGGACGCAGGGTTCGAGTTGCTCTCCGACCTGACGGTTGCCGACTACTTCCGCAAGAAGGAACCGCGTTTCGAGCTCGTCATCAACCTCTTGTCCATGCAGCACAAAGTCCGGATTCGACTGCGCGTTCCCGTACCGGTCGACGATGCGCAGGTTCCCTCCCTCGTGCCGGTATACGCCGGGGCCAACTTCTACGAACGGGAAGCCTTCGACATGTTCGGGCTCACGTTCGACGGTCATCCGGATCTCTCGCGCATCCTCATGCCCGACGAGTGGGAGGGGCACCCGCTGCGCAAAGACTTCGGGCTGGGTTCGGTTCCGGTTCAGTTCAAAGAATCGCATCAGGTGAGATGA